In Thermococcus chitonophagus, the genomic stretch ATGTGTGGTGTTACAACTTCTATATCAAAACACATATCCAACTCATTGAAATCACTAAGGAAGCTAGTAGGCAGCCGATAAAACATCATTGGGGTGTCATATCCATAAAAACCGTTACCTTTTTTCAGAACTAACATTTTCCTGAGATAAAAATCTCTATCTCCAACCAGTAGAAACTTATCGGGATTCTCCAAAATTTGCTGAAGTCTCTCAGGTACATCACCTTCAAAAAAAGTCGTGTGTATCGTTATTTTTCCGTTGTTTGATAAATTAGCTTGTATTATCTTTATTTTTGGGACATGTGATAATTCCATAGGTTGTCCCCAGTAAAATCCTTGGATTTAGAAATTTTTAAAATTTTTGGCAATACTAAGATATTAGCTAAATTAAATCTTAATTATCTTAACAACACTTTTTCATAAATCTTTACATAAATTAATTTTGAAGCATTAATTATCACTAACATGAGAATTTTACTATTAGTCGCAAAAGCGGAAGATTTATTTATCTAATAGGTATTAATTTTAGTGATGCACTATGTCCAAGTTCTATGATCTTTTTGCTAAAGAGTTAAGATCAAAGAGAGATAAATGGAAGAAGAGATACCATTCACTTCCAAATACACTTGAAAAATTCCTAAGAGAAGAATTCAATAAATTCTGGAAACCTGTTAATCTAAAAGATTATGAAAGAAATCCCAAAGAGTTTAATATTCTCGCTGTTGATAGCAGTTATCAGGCAGAGTCCCTCAAAAATGGCGGGATATTCTATGCAGTTAGAGCCCTTGGGATATCTAAAGACAAAGAATATCGTGATTTAATAGTTGATTTCGACTATGCAGATGGCCCGGTTCACAATGTAACTCATTTTCTTCAGAGAAAAATGGAATATCTGGAGCTTAAAGTTGCTGCAGATGCAATTTCTGACGGCTTCAATGGGACTATCTTAATTGATGGCTCCATCTACGGAAGAATATCCCATCTAATCGAAGAAAGCCCTATGAGCAACGATAGAGGCTTTTTCATCGAGCATTACAAAGAAGTCATGAGACTCTTTAAACTTGCCAAGGAAAATGAAGTGGTACTTGTCGGAATCAGCAAAGAAAGCAGAAGCCGCTTTTTCAGAGATTTTCTTGTTAAAAACTTAGTTTCTTTAGACGAAATTAGAGGCGATGTTTCACTTAACGAGGTTTTTCATTTGTTATCTCTGGCATTAGACCAGAAGAGAAAAGCAATTAAAATGTTGGACTCTTTAAAGAGGCAGTACGAAAATATTGGATTACTGGATGAAGTCTTGAAAGAACTGCTAACTCCCAGACCAGATTACCAGCTAATTGATAAATTTGCCCAACAGCCAGGTTACACGATTCCACTGTTACTGGGGCCTTCTGCGAGATGGCTCCGTGGTATTGAACAAATAGAAAAGGATCCAGAAGGATACATTGAAAGTCATTTTCCAACTCTGTTTTCAGATCCCAATTTTGTCAGTTATGCAAAAGTCATTCTAAAAAATATTCCTGATCTTCCTTCCATAATCTCAATGCATGTACTACCGGATGTCAATGATTCTCCTCTCAGAATAGATATTCCGGCTTTCTGTTTGGGAGATGATGTTAAGTTAAAAGAAATTGGATGGCCAGAACCATTTACTGGAACTCTTGATCAAATTTTTGAAATCATAGCTACTGGATATGGAGGGTTGGAATTCTACAATATCTGGCTTTGGAAAGTGGATAGAGAGGTTAAGTTTCATAGGCATGAGTTTGATGAGCTGTATTTCTCTAAGTTTAAAGAAGCTATTGAGGTGGAAATAAATGCCCGAGGTCACAGAAGAGTTAGGTTCCTTTGAAAAGATTGGAGTTGTTACTGGGGAAAGCACCCATGTCGAGTTTTATTTTGCAGTTGAAGATGGGAAAATGCCACAAGTATGGGACTATGTGGTAGTTCCGTCAAATGAATTGATTGATGGAGAGGAAAAAAGAGTCTTGGTGTTAGGGCAGATAACTTCAATAATAGCATATTCTCCAGGATTGACAGAATATGTGCCATATTCAGTGGCTGAAAAGCTTAAAGAGGCTGAAATAATAGAGCCAAGAAATCTTGCCAAAGTTAAAATTCTTGGATTTCTTCATAATGGAACTGTTCTAATGCCTCGGCGAACTATTTATCCCGGAACCTATGTGTATCTGGCTCCTGATGACATTTTAACTGAAGTTTATTCATATCCAGAAGAAGAGGGTCTTTACATAGGCAACTTGATAACAAGACCAAGCGTTAAAGTCAATCTCACGATTAGGGGATTTAGACGACATTTGGCTATCTTGGCACAAACAGGTGCGGGAAAAAGTTACACTGCCGGCGTATTGCTTGAAGAACTTTACAAAAAAGGAGCTACTGTCATTGTGTTAGATCCTCATGCAGATTATGTGTTTATCTCAAAAGATCCAGAAGGAAAGAAAAAAGTGCTAAAGAGGGTTAAGGTATTTAGAACCTCAGAAAGTACTGGAAGGTACACAAAAGAAGAAATTGGACACGTGAAAACTTTTGAAATCAAGTTTGCAGACTTATCTCTTGAAGAAATCTTTACAATAGCTGGAATTAATGAAAAATGGACCAACATTATGAAGGCTATTGAAGATGCCTTGGAGAGATTAAAAAGCAATGAGAATAAAGATGACAGCAAGAATTACACGTTAAATGATTTGATTACAGCATTGCAGACTTCAGATAACAACAACGCCCTTCGTGCTCTCACGTACATAAAGAGACTCAAAAAACTCAAAGTATTTGGAGACTCAACTACTCCAATAGGAGAGTTCCTGCAGCCCCAAAGCATTGCAGTTATGGATCTCTCCGGATTAAACGATAATGTTGCGGATTACATAGCTTACAGGATACTCTCGGAGGCGTACAATCAAAGAGAAAATGGCAAATATGAGTACCCAATCTTTATTTTAATTGAAGAGGCACATAGATTTATTCCTAAAAATCAGAGTACTCTATCCAAGAGAATCGTTAAGAAAATCGCAGCAGAGGGTAGAAAATTTGGAGTCTTCTTGATTTTAGTAACCCAGAGACCCCAAAAAATTGATAGCGATGTTCTGAGCCAATGTAACAGCCAGATAATCATGAGAATGACAAACCCCGAAGATCAAAATGCTGTTAAAAAGAGCGCTGAACAGGTAAGCGAGGATCTTCTTAGAGACTTGCCAGGACTGAATGTTGGAGAAGCTATTATTGTTGGGGAAGTTACTAAGATGCCGGTTATGGTCAAGATTAGAAAACGCATGACCAAAGAAGGTGGAGCAGACATAGACATTGTTGGACTACTCAAAAAAGCCAGGGAAAAAGCAAAAGAGAATATTGATAAAAAGGTTGAGCAGCTTAAGAATGAAATAAAAAGCTTCTTAGAAGTTTAAGAGGTGATAGTATGCGTATTGCCCATATTTCTGACACTCATTTGGGATATCGGCAGTACAACTTAGATGAAAGAGAAAATGACATTTATGATGCTTTCAATGAGGCTGTTGATATCATGATTGAAGAAAGGGTCGATGTCGTTGTTCATGCTGGAGATTTCTTTGACACTCCGAGACCGCCAATTAAAGCCCTTTATGTGGCAAAGGAAGCAATCAAGCGATTGCATGAAAATGGGATTAAGATTTTAACAGTACTTGGTGAACATGATACTCCAAAGAGGAGAGCAATGCCACCACATAAGCTTTTGGATATTCCTATCCTA encodes the following:
- a CDS encoding DNA double-strand break repair nuclease NurA, whose amino-acid sequence is MSKFYDLFAKELRSKRDKWKKRYHSLPNTLEKFLREEFNKFWKPVNLKDYERNPKEFNILAVDSSYQAESLKNGGIFYAVRALGISKDKEYRDLIVDFDYADGPVHNVTHFLQRKMEYLELKVAADAISDGFNGTILIDGSIYGRISHLIEESPMSNDRGFFIEHYKEVMRLFKLAKENEVVLVGISKESRSRFFRDFLVKNLVSLDEIRGDVSLNEVFHLLSLALDQKRKAIKMLDSLKRQYENIGLLDEVLKELLTPRPDYQLIDKFAQQPGYTIPLLLGPSARWLRGIEQIEKDPEGYIESHFPTLFSDPNFVSYAKVILKNIPDLPSIISMHVLPDVNDSPLRIDIPAFCLGDDVKLKEIGWPEPFTGTLDQIFEIIATGYGGLEFYNIWLWKVDREVKFHRHEFDELYFSKFKEAIEVEINARGHRRVRFL
- a CDS encoding helicase HerA-like domain-containing protein, with product MPEVTEELGSFEKIGVVTGESTHVEFYFAVEDGKMPQVWDYVVVPSNELIDGEEKRVLVLGQITSIIAYSPGLTEYVPYSVAEKLKEAEIIEPRNLAKVKILGFLHNGTVLMPRRTIYPGTYVYLAPDDILTEVYSYPEEEGLYIGNLITRPSVKVNLTIRGFRRHLAILAQTGAGKSYTAGVLLEELYKKGATVIVLDPHADYVFISKDPEGKKKVLKRVKVFRTSESTGRYTKEEIGHVKTFEIKFADLSLEEIFTIAGINEKWTNIMKAIEDALERLKSNENKDDSKNYTLNDLITALQTSDNNNALRALTYIKRLKKLKVFGDSTTPIGEFLQPQSIAVMDLSGLNDNVADYIAYRILSEAYNQRENGKYEYPIFILIEEAHRFIPKNQSTLSKRIVKKIAAEGRKFGVFLILVTQRPQKIDSDVLSQCNSQIIMRMTNPEDQNAVKKSAEQVSEDLLRDLPGLNVGEAIIVGEVTKMPVMVKIRKRMTKEGGADIDIVGLLKKAREKAKENIDKKVEQLKNEIKSFLEV